In the genome of Curtobacterium sp. MCLR17_036, the window CGTCGACTCGCCGGGACGCCACACGAACCAGCCACCGAGCGGGCCCTGCACCTCGACGGCGTCGCCGACCTCGGCCGCGTCGACCAGGAAGGGGGAGACCTCGCCGTCCTCGACGCGGTCGACCGCGAGCACGACCGTCCCGCCTCCACCGGAGGACGCGAGTGAGTAGGAGCGCGACGCCTGGTAGCCGTCCTCGGCCGTCAGCCGCACGTCCACGTGCTGCCCGGGGGCGCTGCCCGGCCAGCCGGGGACGTCGAGGACGATCCGGCGGGCGTTCGGGGTCTCGGGCGCGACCGCGGCGATGGTCGCCGGGTACCAGGCGGGGCGGCGGGACGCGGGTGCGAGCGTGGGCGTGGGGTCCGTCACCAGTAGCGCTCTTCCTTCCACGGGTCGCCGTGCATGTTGTAGCCGTTCTGCTCCCAGAAGCCGGGCTCGTCCTCGCCGTGCATGACGATGCCGCGCACCCACTTCGCGCTCTTCCAGAAGTACAGGTGCGGCACGAGCAGCCGCGCCGGGCCGCCGTGCTCCGGGGTGAGCGGCGCACCGTCGGCCTCGAAGGCGATCCAGGCCCGGCCGCCGAGCAGCTCGTCGAGGGGCACGTTCGTGGTGTAGCCGCCGAAGCTGTGCACCATGCAGTGGCCGAGCGCGGTCTCGACCTGCGCGAACAGCTTGTCGAGCGGGACACCGCGCCACGGCATGTCGAGCTTCGTCCAGTGCGTGACGCAGTGCACGTCGACCGTGACGTCCTCGACGCCGAGCGCCCGGACCTCGTCCCAGGACCACTCGTGCAGGCCGGACTCGGTCCGGATCGAGAAGCTCCACGTCTCCGGGGTGACGGTCGGCGTCGCTCCGGCCGACATCACCGGCCAGTCGGCGACGAGTGTCTGCCCGGGTGGCAGCCGGGTGTCGTCGCGGTCACGGCGGCGTCCGCCGAAGCCCCTGGTGAACGTGGCCATCGTGCTCCTGTCGTCCGCGGTCGCGTCTCGTCTGCGGCGGAGCCGGTCGCTCCGCCCCAGTCGATCATGCTCCACGCGGGCGGCTCGGGTGCGCGCGACGCGGTCTCCGGACCGACGCGTACCCGGAGCGCCGCCACCGCCCTTGTGGGCAGGTGAGGCTTGCCTTACCGTGGCAGCATGGCCCGGACCCGGCGACAGCCCACCGATCGCGTCCTCGTCGCCGGTGGCGCCGCGGACCTGCCGGAGATCCGTCGCCGCCTCGAGGACCTGCCCGAGAACGCCTACGGCCAGGTCTTCGTCGAGGTCGCCCTCGACGAACAGGTCTGCATCCTGCCCGCGCCGCCCCGGCTGACCGTCACCTGGCTGGTGCGGTCCGCCCGCGGCTCGCTCCTGCCGTCGCTCGTGATCGCCGACCACGGCGAGCTCCTGGCCGGCGCACTGGCCGGATGGGCCGCCGAGTGGTGCGTCGTCGGCTGCGAACCGCGCACCGCCGTGTGGGTCGGGCTGGCCGACAGCCCGTGGGTCGAACGGGCGCGGTCGGTGCTCGAGATCGAGCTCGCCGACGCCGGCCAGCAGGTCGAGGTCGAGTACGGCGGGTGAGGTGAGCCTGCCCTTCCGAAGGCCAGCCTGGGCTTCGGAAGGGGAGCCTGCGCTTGCTTGTGCTGCGTCCGGACAGGGCGCATGGTGGTCCCCATGAGCACGCACAGCAGCAGCACCAGCACGGACGTCCGCACGTCGACCGCCGCGTCGTCGACCCCGTCGCCGTTCTCGACGACCCCCGAGCTCGCCGCCGGCGTGGCGCAGTTCCTCGCCCCGGTCGTCATCGACCTCGAGGCGATCGTGGTGAACGGGAAGCAGGCGCACTGGCACGTGCGCGGCCGCAACTTCGTCGGGGTGCACGAGCTGCTCGACCAGGTCGTCGAGCACGCGCAGGAGTACGCCGACACCGCCGCCGAGCGGATCGTCGCGCTCGGCCTGCCGGTCGACGCGCGCCTGACCACCGTCGCCGCGCGCACCACGGTGCCGCCGCTGTCCGAGGGGTTCCAGCACTCGGACGTCACGATCACCGAGGTCATCGCCGAGATCGACGCGGCGCTGCTGCAGGTCCGTCGGGCCGTCGAGGGCCTCGACGAGGTCGACCTCAACAGCCAGGACGTCGCGATCGAGATCGAGCGCGGGCTGACGAAGGACCGCTGGTTCCTGCAGGCGCACCTCGCCGCCTGAGCGCGCCGGAGCACACCCGAGCACGCCGAAGCGCGCCCGAGCACGCCGGAGTACGTCCGGGGCCGTCCGAGGGCGGGCGCCGACGGCCGTGCGCGGTGCGCTACCGCGCGGCGTCCGCCCACTCGTCGAAGACCACGTCCGGCGCGTCGACCCGGCGGTCGACCACGGTGGTCGGGGCCTCCAGGTGCACCGCTCCCGACGGCAGGATGCCGACCCCGCCGAAGCGCTCCATGACCCGCCACTGGGCGACGACGTCCTCGCCGGCGTGGTCCGGCGGCAACGCGTCCCAGAAGCGGAATCCGCCGACGTCGTCGAGGGCCTGCCGGTCGTAGAGCACACAGGCGCCGACCCAGGCGACGCGGTACGGCACCCAGCCGCCCGGCGGCACGTCGAGGTCCGCAGCGAGGTGCGTCGGGTTCGCGGCGTTGTGCAGCGACCACCGGTCGAAGCCCGGCGTGCCGCGGCGCACCACCTCGGGGACGACCGGGCCGTCCCAGCGCTCGAACACCGCCGTTTCGTGCGGCCGACGGTCGTGCAGGTAGGACAGCCCCTGCACGGCGCTCCCGACGAAGCCGCAGTCCAGCGTGCGCAGGGCGTCGAGCATCCGCCCGACCGAGCCCGGCTCGAGCCAGACGTCGTCGTCGAGGAACAGCACCGCCGGTGCGGTGGCGTGGTCGAGCAGGAACTGCCGGTGCTCTGCCAGGCCACGGCGTTCCGGGTGGGTGAGGAGCGTGACGGGCCGGCCCTGGGCCTCCAGGACGCGCAGCATGGCGGCGACCGCCGGCGCGGTGACGGCCTCGCCACCCGCCGACTGGTCGCTCACCACGACGCGGAACGCGACGTCCGTCTGGGCCGCGAGGCCGGCGAGCGTCGTGGCGAGCTCGGCCGGCCGGTCGACGGTCGGCACGAGCACGTCGACGTCCACCCTGGTGGTGTCCGCTGGATCGGGCTCCGTCGCCCACGACCCGGACCAGCGGGCGGTCACGGTGCCGGGTCCGGTTCGGGTCGGGCCGCGGCCTCGCGGATGCGGCGCACCACGGCGGTCGTGGAGTGCTCGGCGACGTAGTCGACCATGACGACCTCGCCGCCGTACCCGCGCACGACCTCGGTCTCGCTGAGCATCTCCGGCGAGTAGTCGCCGCCCTTGACGTAGACGTCCGGACGCAGGCGCTCGATCAGGGGGATCGGTGTGTCCGTCGGGAACACCGTCACCAGGTCGACGCACGCGAGCGCGGCGAGCACGCCGGCGCGGTCCTCGGCCGTGTTGATCGGTCGCTCCGGACCCTTCAGGCGGCGCACCGAGTCGTCGTCGTTGAGCGCGACGACGAGCAGGTCGCCGAGGTCGCGGGCCTGCCGCAGGTACGTGGTGTGCCCGCGGTGGACGACGTCGAAGCAGCCGTTCGTGAAGACGACCCGGCGGCCGGTCGCACGGGCGGCCTCGACGGCGGTGGCGAGCTCGTCGTGGTCGACGACCGTCGCGGCGGGTGCCGTGACGGACTCGAGCAGGGCCGCGGCGCTGCACACCGAGGTGCCGGCCTCGCGCACGACGACGTCGGCGGCGGCCTGCGCGACCGCGACCGCGTCGCGGACCGGTGCGTGCACGGCCAGGGCCACCGTCGCGGTGGCGCAGAACGTGTCGCCGGCGCCGGACGCCTGCTGCTCGGAGGCGGGGACGGCCCGGGTGCGGTACCCGCGGTCGCTGCCCGGCTCGAGCAGCACGGTGCCGTCCCGGTCCAGCGTCACGACGGCGTTGCGGGCGCCGGTCCGGGCGAACACGTCGTCGCGGGCGTCGAGGACGGCGGCGACCCGGTCGGTGCCGGTGCCGAGGTCGCGGCCGAGCAGGGACGCTGCCTCGCCGGCGTTCGGCGTCACCAGGTCGGGGTGCAGCCCCGCCCAGCGGGTGAGGTCGTGGGCGTCCACGACGACTGCGTCCGGCCGGTCGCGGTCGAGCACGGGGACGATGTCCTCGGCGCGGACGCCGAGGCCGTAGTCGCAGACCACCGCGGCGTCCGCCGAGCGCACGGCTCGGGCGACGGCGTCGGCGAGCTGCGCCTGGTGGTCGTCGGTGGGGGTGCGGGCGAGGTCGTCGACGCGGACGACGACGCGGTCGCCGCCGACGACGCGCGACTTCGTCGTGGTGCGGGCGCCGGGGATGACGACGAGGAACGCCGTGTCGACACCGGCGGTCTCGAGCCGCTCGCGCAGCACGTCGCCGGCCTCGTCGTCCCCGATGAGCCCGACCATGCGGACGCGGGCGCCGAGCGCGCGGGCGTTGACGGCGGTGTTCGCCGCGCCGCCCGGAACCGCGATGGTCTCGGTGACCCGGA includes:
- the rfaE2 gene encoding D-glycero-beta-D-manno-heptose 1-phosphate adenylyltransferase gives rise to the protein MSTDVRLVRDFVATVDDREPLVVVIGDCILDRWTVGEAERVSREAPAPVVRVTETIAVPGGAANTAVNARALGARVRMVGLIGDDEAGDVLRERLETAGVDTAFLVVIPGARTTTKSRVVGGDRVVVRVDDLARTPTDDHQAQLADAVARAVRSADAAVVCDYGLGVRAEDIVPVLDRDRPDAVVVDAHDLTRWAGLHPDLVTPNAGEAASLLGRDLGTGTDRVAAVLDARDDVFARTGARNAVVTLDRDGTVLLEPGSDRGYRTRAVPASEQQASGAGDTFCATATVALAVHAPVRDAVAVAQAAADVVVREAGTSVCSAAALLESVTAPAATVVDHDELATAVEAARATGRRVVFTNGCFDVVHRGHTTYLRQARDLGDLLVVALNDDDSVRRLKGPERPINTAEDRAGVLAALACVDLVTVFPTDTPIPLIERLRPDVYVKGGDYSPEMLSETEVVRGYGGEVVMVDYVAEHSTTAVVRRIREAAARPEPDPAP
- a CDS encoding molybdopterin-dependent oxidoreductase: MATFTRGFGGRRRDRDDTRLPPGQTLVADWPVMSAGATPTVTPETWSFSIRTESGLHEWSWDEVRALGVEDVTVDVHCVTHWTKLDMPWRGVPLDKLFAQVETALGHCMVHSFGGYTTNVPLDELLGGRAWIAFEADGAPLTPEHGGPARLLVPHLYFWKSAKWVRGIVMHGEDEPGFWEQNGYNMHGDPWKEERYW
- a CDS encoding DNA starvation/stationary phase protection protein; translated protein: MSTHSSSTSTDVRTSTAASSTPSPFSTTPELAAGVAQFLAPVVIDLEAIVVNGKQAHWHVRGRNFVGVHELLDQVVEHAQEYADTAAERIVALGLPVDARLTTVAARTTVPPLSEGFQHSDVTITEVIAEIDAALLQVRRAVEGLDEVDLNSQDVAIEIERGLTKDRWFLQAHLAA
- a CDS encoding glycosyltransferase, whose protein sequence is MDVDVLVPTVDRPAELATTLAGLAAQTDVAFRVVVSDQSAGGEAVTAPAVAAMLRVLEAQGRPVTLLTHPERRGLAEHRQFLLDHATAPAVLFLDDDVWLEPGSVGRMLDALRTLDCGFVGSAVQGLSYLHDRRPHETAVFERWDGPVVPEVVRRGTPGFDRWSLHNAANPTHLAADLDVPPGGWVPYRVAWVGACVLYDRQALDDVGGFRFWDALPPDHAGEDVVAQWRVMERFGGVGILPSGAVHLEAPTTVVDRRVDAPDVVFDEWADAAR
- a CDS encoding SIP domain-containing protein — encoded protein: MARTRRQPTDRVLVAGGAADLPEIRRRLEDLPENAYGQVFVEVALDEQVCILPAPPRLTVTWLVRSARGSLLPSLVIADHGELLAGALAGWAAEWCVVGCEPRTAVWVGLADSPWVERARSVLEIELADAGQQVEVEYGG